The Populus nigra chromosome 4, ddPopNigr1.1, whole genome shotgun sequence genome contains the following window.
tataaaacactATTTCTATCGTAAGAACAAACACTCCATGCCACATTTGCCAATGGCCAATTTTCTTGTCGGTGCAAACGGGTTCAATGTTAAATCGCCTAAAAGCTAAAAGGAGAAAGTGCATGAAattgagtaaattataaataagtttcttagttttataaaataaattaaatggcccctcaaatttcaaaaactaattaatcaaTCCCTAATCCTAAGCATTTGACATACTGTCAAATTTACACATGATAcctaaaataatctttaaagaaaaggagaggaggGGGAGGAGTGTGGAGGAGAGATAATAAGAAACAtagtttttatctttaaagGGTGTAGCTCACTAATCAGGTTTTAGATTTACTCTCTAAAAGTCACTAGTTCGAGTCTCGCAAATCTCAGGGCCATtagaggcttatatggtcgttaacttcatgaCCCGTGAGATTAATCGAGTTACGCGTAAGCTGACCTGGATatctacattaataaaaaaaattaaagcataatTTTGAATCTATGTTGGGCTTAAATCTAATCCACCTCACAAAAAACTTAAatctaattgtgtttttttcaaaactatttatgtaattgacttaattaaatttgagtttttcggtcatctaattttttttgataaataacatttttattttcttgaaaacgactttttttaacattatttttaaaaacaattgaccATAACCTGCCCAAGTttacaaaacatgttaaaaagagagagagtgtagtaaaaaaagagaaaaaaatggagtGAAGGAGAGGGAGGAGCAATGATTTTTGTGTTGGCGAAGGAAAGAGGAGGGAGAGGCTAAGGAAGTTGTAAGTTTCAATTCTTGGTTTGCGTTTTATGATGAATGATAGCGGGTGTGTAGCTTGTTGTTTATGGTATTGGATTCATGGTGAAATATCTAAAATTCtcgagaaaaaattaaagtttcaatttttttctttttgattgattgattgattgaacgATGAACAGCTAGGGTAAACTTTTGGTAATCCAGACAGGCCACGGCTACTTTAATTGAAtcatatatgaattaatttacaaatttaggaaaataaaataacataaaaataaaaatcatatggaTTTAATATGACACATCACTTAATCCGTTTATCGAATGCGTGGACTAGCGATGTTGAAGTATTGGGATTTGTCCCAAAACAATTACACTTGTTATGGTGTTTAACAAGAAATGCTCAACTCTTGAAATCTCATCATCATAAAAAGCAAGCATCCGATGGGAAATGGAACACAGTTCTGAGTCATGAGAAAGATCTATGAAGCCTAATACAATGTTCTATCTAAATTTCAACAGCCTTCCACCTTCATTCTTGTATGGACGGGTAAGAACCTGCTGCTTTCATCATCTCTTCTGGGGATTGTTTTCTTGACACAATTACATGAATTCCCAAAAACTATCCCTGTTAAATAGTCAGTTCTgagacaaaaacaacaaaaataaaatttgatacagAGGTGGAATTACACTGTTGAAGCCTTCATAACCATGAGAGTAAAAGGTGTCAGAAAAATCAACCGTCGCTTGTCCAAGTGAAAGCTAGAAGGACAATTGTTAGTGCTAAGAAAATGGTCGCACAAGAAAACAACCACAAATACCTGCTGTGGCCTTTGTTCTGGCTCTCTTGAGTGCGCAACTCAACCTCCTTGAGAAGCTCCCTCACTTTGTCCATGTCTGAATCTTTTGCAGCTTGGATTAATCTACCTTGAATTCTCTCAAGTTTTGCGAGTCTTCTACTTCTCATTGAATCCTTGGCTGGCCAGATAAAACCAGTCATCTTCCAGAGAAGGATGCCGACATAAATGGCCACAATGCAGTCTACAGTGTAATGGTGGCGTTCCCGAATTTCTCTCTGGGCACTGTGCATTACAAGCAGCCATATGAAAGCGGAGCTAAAGCCTCCATATGCTTCCTACCACCATatgccaaaaaaattgagtttaaacTTCACAGCAATGGCCATTAGAGGATGAGACAACACAGTTTCAAAGTTTATTAGTACAAGATTACCGTCCAAGCCATAGCTGTCAGCACAGCTACAAGCATGTGGCCACTGTATAGGAGGTCATTGCAGCCACCTCCAGCTCTCTTCAGAAGACTAAACCATGAAGCTCCTTCTGCAGGAGTGGGTCGTAAGAAATTTACAAGGAAGTTCATGGAACCCCAATCTGGATGGTAATCACCATGGTATTCCCCAGTATCAGctggaaaatgaaaagaaaagaaaacgtgAACATAAATTTCCATTCAAAAGTTTACATCTGCCATAATTTAAGATAGATTCGCAATGAAGAAAACAACACAGCTCATACAGCAACCACACTGAGCTTCATCATATTTCTCAGTTATGAAATCCATCTGGTAGAGAACAGGCCTACCTTTGTCTACACTAAAAATAAGGAAGACCATCTAAAGAGATAAAATTAATCAGATTGACCATCAAAACTTACAATTCATCTGCCAGTGGAAGACACAAAAACAATTGATCTCATTCTGTTAAAAGTAGATAGAAATGAATCCCCTTGgacattgaaagaaaatatttgatgGTTATGAGCTAAAGTGAATTGAAGAATATGAACAATGCGATTCACCTACCCAGTGAACTAAGTAGTAGGTTCAAATAGAAGTGTAACATAGAGTATATTTTTTCCAACTAGATCCATAAAAGCTTACAAGCTTCATTGGGCAATGCAAAAAGCACTACGGAAATGCTTTCTAGAGACTGCGGCTCTGATAAAAAATCGAAACACAATATTAATGACAGCAAACAAATACTGCAATTCAAGTTCAACACAGAACATACCATAAGCTATATCCCGATTTATTATCTGACGAATAGCATCAGCATCTGAAGCATAAGGAACATAATATTTTTGAGCCCAGTGGTGAGGGTATGCAGGGACTCTAAACCGAGCTGCAGCACACCAGGGCCGGGCTGATGGTAGAATTGTAGATACAAAAGTTATAGCTCGAAGAAGACGACCAATTGCCATAGTGAACATGTATCTTGCACCAAGACCGAGACCAGGAGCTTCTACAGAGTCAAATAGCACAGAGAAAGCCAGCATCATAAACAACATCAGGAAATGGTGAAGTCCGATGATACGAGCTCTTAGAATCTCAACTAATGGTCCAGGAAGCTTTTCATTCAGTGAAAGGAGTAACCACTGGCCAGTGTCAGGTAGAGGAGGTGTTTCACTGATCAACATTACCAAGCCAATCATGAATCCAATACATTTATGGCTatcttttaaaaactaaatagttGAGGAGATGAAAGCTATAGTTTTGGCAGGAAACTGGCAGGATAAATCACAACAACAAATACAAGTCATGCCAAATTAAATCATCATTTAATGGACCAGGAACTTCATTTTGAAATTAGTAAACTATTAAATAACGTCCACTTTGTACGAAGTCCAACATTCTAATTCTTCAGGGTCTACAGAATTTTTCCTGAGGGAATAATAAATCTAACCATACTCTCAAGTATTGAGTCAGCAAGGTTAAATTGAGGCTGTAATGGATCTCAATATTGAAGTAGAGgcctcaaacatttacatccAGCagtttaaatttagattttgctCTTCATTGAGAATGCAATACATAATGGATTAAGTGCCAGgatgaaaaaaatcttgaaaactttCTGTAGCTTATCAACTAGCACAACTAAATGCACGTGTCAATTTCAAGGTTTTTAACACCTACAGATTTACTAATATTCTTTCTTAACCCTTATCAAAATTTCCACATATGGTACTGGTAAGGTTCTCAAATAAACACATTGACATTTTCTATAATCTAAATATAGAAACGCTAACATTTAATGGTAAATGCGGCAATCTTTGCAATTGCAATACCTAAAGACCTAAATGCAGAGTGAGTGTCAACCATTTTGCAAAAGCTCAAAAACAGGCAGCTATCATTTCGAGCAAAAAACTGGACAAAATAGCCAGAGTTCATTCTGGTTCCTACACTAAAGCAATTACCATTCACCCGGGCCGTTGGCTGATCAGAttagaaagaaatataaaaaacatcccAACCCAGAACACCTGAATCAAAATTTAGATCCTCTCACCAATCAGAATCTACTAAAGCAGCAACCTTCGTTAATATAGATTCAGTTTAGTAACTTCATTAATTAGATCATTTGATTTTCAAAGTCAAACCCAGATCAGATCCTGTGCCAATTCAACATCTTTCCAAATCAGTAACTTGACAGTCAACATAATGCAGAAGAAACcataccaaaaaaagaagagaaacaaaatcCAAGCTAGTTCCAAAGATCATTACTACtgaaaaccaaaaacacaaCATAAAAACAGAAAAGCAACAGTGCAATTACCTGTGCCAATCAAGGCCAAGAACAGCAGTGACAAAGCGCACAGAGAGAGCTTCCAAGAGAAAACAAGCGAGCATAAACAGCATAGAAGCAACAAAGGGAATGGCAGCTCTAAACTCAGACGACCAGTGCTTGTAGAAAGGGACACGAGAGATGGCGATGAGGGCGAGTATCGACCATAGTGCTGGCTGGAGACGTTCGTGCCACGCTGGGGACAGGTGGCGCAAATAGTCCACCGCCACATAAGAAATTGCCGCCAGTCCTAAACCGCAGGTGATTTTAGGCGGTGAGAACCCCCACCTCATGGTGGCAATGGTGATGGTGGTGACAACTGTAGAAAAATAGTGAGTATGGTGTAGGAAAAGTCGGAGATTCGAGGTCTTTCTCAGGGATAGGCTTTTTTACTGCGAGCTGCTTACAGTGCTTGTAAAAATCATGGTAATTAtcgtttttttaaaagcaatataaattatttttgaaaatatttttttaattataaatatattaaaaaaataattttaaaaagttattttacagTAAAAGAGTGAAGGGTTATCtatcttctctgtttttttttttagtggacaataaaaaaataatactacaAGGAAACAATTGCTATatgcttcttttttccttttctattacATTTATCGAACATCAGCtcgatttgtgtttttttttcatataccTAATTTGTGCATGTTAAAGTGATTAATATTTTACCTTTGGGTTTTAATGTGAAAATCTTGGTGTCATTAATACTTTATGCCGTATTAGGGCCCGTGAAAAATCCATGAGGTTAATTAACGGAGTAAAGAGCACAACAAGGCTAAAATACCAACAATTAGAGAGAACaccagtaaaaaaattaaaaaattgattaaattaaaaaaattaaaccataaaaaaaattgattaaaattttaaaaaagtaactgGTTCAGttcgattttgattttataaatctgaaactgaaaaaatcaaattgaatcgaaacccaaaaaaactaaaaaaaactgaaccaaactaaaaaaataaagtcaaattaatttgaaccggttttgaaccggtttttatttaaaaaattcaaaccaaactgaaaataatcagCGCCTTAAAATCTTCTTGCTTGCAGATTTCTATTTTGTTCTGGGTGAAATGAACTAGATTTCTATTTCTGGGCAATGGTTTGAACGTAATGAGGGAAATTAtgtaaaatcaaaacatcaatGGTGTGAACAATTTCTTGGCTTCAAGCCAAGAGTTGAGATGGAATTAAATTCATCTTGGCAAGATGCTTTCAGTGGTGATGTATCTTAATAAAATGCAACTGGGCAGTTTTATTCTAGAaagttgtcatttttttataatggatCAGAGGAAACATATGAACTCTTccatttgattgcaagaaaagaCAAGCCATACAATTCCAAGGTAAGATTCTAAAATCTTCCCaagtttatttcaaattaattgtaGTTCCTGCTTGCCATAAGTTTCATGCTATAAATACCTGCCTTGAGAATCATAAAGCTCATACACCATCTTACAGAGAGAGTTATACACATTAAGGAGAagtgaaaaggagaagaaaaaaatgaaaggattcCATTGCTGTCTGCTTCTCATTTTGGCCCTCGTGGGCTCGCTGGAAAACCTCAATCTCGTATGCAGTGCTGCTGACCCTACAGATGGTTTCACTCCGGTTCCATTAACGGAAGCAAATTTTGAGTTGCAGAAACCATATAATATACCGCTAAATGAGCGATACAGCTATGAAGATGGAATACGCCATATGTGGGTCTATGCTACTGACAAGCCTCATGACCCCAATAGTCGCACCCAACCAAGAACTGAAGTTCGCATGAAAGTAACCAGGCCCCCTTCATCTTACCCTTTTTATCTACGCAAAATAGATAGACACGATTATATTACCAAGTGTCTCGTTGGttaatttatcttgtttttgcAGGGTCTTGACTATACATCAGGAGTATGGCAATTTGAAGGCTATGGTTTCGTGCCAAATGGAACATCGGGCGTGACAGTAGCACAGATACACGGTGCAGCTGAGGACGCAAGCACTTTGATTCTGAGGATATATGATGGCAATTTGAGATATTACAGCGGGGATTTAGTGGCTACTGGTCTTTATGACAGGTGGTTCAGGCTAAACATAATCCACGATGTGGATGGAGATTGGGTGACTGTATACGTTGATGGCGAGCACAAGTATTCCACCAAGGGTCGAGGGCCAGGCGACTTCTATTTCAAATGCGGAGTTTATGCTGCTCCTCGTAACATTACCTATTACATGGAATCAAGGTGGAGagacatcaaaatatataagaagTGAGAGTGTATCATATATATGATTATTACTTAAATACGTGCAGCTGAATTAAGCTTACTatggcaagaaaaatattataatcaagaagaaaatttattcatatatatCTCTGTTCCTGCTAGCTCTGTTTTCTGTTAGTGCCAGCTATAAAAATAGTTTCTGAGTAGCTGATATGATCAATGAATCTGATGCCTCCAAGAGAGTACTCTTCACCGCAGCTGGGTCAAAGTGAAGGGCAGAAAAAACCTTGTTATTAGGATCAAGGTATAGGTTTAGCATGAGCCACATGCTATGATTTTTAAATCTAGACATACACGTAGCTACGAGCCGTTCTAACCATTATCATCAATCCATTATCAGcgtataattaaaaattattaaataatcatctcaatttaataatttaaattattaaatgatattttaaaatataatttatattattttttaatagatcccctcaaataaaaaatttttgaacttgaaacttgcatagatTTATATtactttgtgcttaatttttttcaaataaatagaaatgatgagattcgaactcatgactgcttggtcatcaagactctgaaaccatgttaaagaaccatctcaacccaataacttaagctattagatAAGATcccagaatatgatttatattattctctaacaaagaTTAATTATAGGCAATTCGAcgtaaaattaaaactataactCTTAACTTGGTGTAGCTTGCAACTTAATCGGTTAGGTTTTATGAGctgtttatattttgaatttattttttaaaaattattaatttaagtattataaattttagaattacaaaaatttatttaattattaactttaaaattttataaaatactaataaattaATCCGATCATGTAAAACAACTCTCGGAaaccatcaaatcaatagtAGATTTCTATTTTGTCTGGGTTGAGAACTAGATTTAGTTACAAGAGTCGCACCATCATTTACAAGGAACACGAGGTAAGGTCGATGCGGTAACGGAGGAATCAAAGTTGAAATATGGCTTCTCGTGCACCGTACGAAATGGAAGGAGGAGCCCAGAAGAGAGACAGCTGCTTCCAACCTGACTGACTGACTGACTGACTGCATGAGTAATGATGCTAAGGTGAAATTAAGGAGACGTGACATTATACAGAAATCATAGATATAAAGTAGCCACTAACCAACCAAAAAATGCCACTGAACGTGCCTGTGGAggtaatgataatttaaaataataataataatattttcccttcaataaaataatgcaCCAGCCTCACTGATGATTTGCTGGGCAGCTCCTCTTCGACGAGAGTTTTTTCATTTTCGGCTTTAGTTCAAAAAACTATTCAATTGCAAGAAAAGACATTCACCCAAGTACGACGTTCAGTTCTGAGTTCCCATTTTGGTTCAAGTGGTAAGCAGCTTGTTCCGCTTAGGCGAGGTCTCGGTTTTGAGTCCTCGTGCATGCAGCAACACTCATTGCTAGCCTCACCTGCCACTGCCAGGCATGCGACCCGGGGCGACCACCAGATTAGTCGGGACAACCCGTATACTGGGGCtggcaaccaaaaaaaaaaaaaaaaaacaatgctctTGCTTGTTTCATGACTTGTAAATATTTGTGTCATGAGTggtaaaagaataatatattttacatctaataacttaaattttatatattattataggTGAACAAATCTCATTACctatattttcatcaataaaattaagtataaaatatttaatgactaaataattataagttaaaatctcatataattattttaaaaataagtattttattgaaaaaaaatcaatattgtcCTCTCCTACTTCTCCTTTTAGCCATTGAAATACTTGTCCtgtaaatatttctaaataatataaattatactttaaaaccTTATTAGatagttataaatttaaatcttatcattttacttaattaataaaattaaacacattaCATTATAaacttgtgcaagtttcaaatccaattttttttttaaaaaatgtattataaaattattcttgaatTAAAATGGTTATAAGATAATTAGCATTATATAATACTACTGAGACATGGTTCATTGTCCAACtgtttttgctttgttattttgtaGGGTTGACAATTCATCAGGAGTTTGGCAATTTTAAGGCTATGGTTTTGAGACAAATGGAACATCAGGTGCGACAGTAGCACGGGTACATGGTGCATCTCATGGATCAACCACTTTGACGGGAAGGACAAACGATGGCAACATGAGGTACAATAGTGGGAACTTGGTGGCTACTGATCTTTATGACAGGTGGTTCAGGCGGAATATAACCCATGGTTCAGGTGGTtcattgatgatgaagaaaaatattcaacCCATGATCAAGGGCCAGGCGAAATATCCAGTTCAATACCATTATTAACGCAAGGCCTTGCCTTTGATTTCAAACAcaggaaaacaaacagtaaaCTGGTTTGAGTTGTGTGTCACTCCCTGATTTTCATATTACTATTACAAATGTAAAGAGACGACGATCAAAATAAATGTAACAAAAAGCTAATGCTgtggggaaaaaaatataacctgATACTGCCTTTTACTATCCCTCAATACTATACCAGCTAAGAATGGAATGAATGAAAtgtcaaaacaaatcataagatATCTAtgatcaaaagaaaatgaaaacaaaaaaaagcatatcTGCACAACACAAAGACACCAGGAGAAGCTTACGAACAAGGTAGGCAGCACCACTTTTCAATTTGAATAAAGAACCATTGCAGGGGGTTTGGCTGGTCATTGTCCTCTGATGACGAAGTAGGCAAGGGTAGCTCGGGGGGTAAATGCCGGTGAAATGCATCAACTGCAGCTGCAACGCCATCTTCATTTTCTATCAACTTAGCCAATTCCATAGCTCGAGATTTAACCTGGCCATGTTAAAAGTCCCATTAGGAATTGAAAAGGCATCCTTATAAAAGTAGTGCATAGGAAGATTGACCGTGGAACTTCCCATTTCATGTTGCATTTTGGTGTTAAGCTAACATGATGGTTGATATGCAAACATAGTAGAGGAAGAATTCAAAAATGGTTAATCATGTAAAATTATGCTAAAATTAGAACCTAAATTCAGCAGAGTTTCCATAAATATTTTGTCTTCTTGAGCGCATTAAATCGTTCTGTAACTTGAAAACACCTTTGATGTGGATTTTTATAACAGCCAGCAGGAGCCACCCGATTCAGAGAAAACTAGATGGGAGTAAGCCATAACAAAAACATTGTAgtttccaaatatattttgcaTCATTAAGaatctattttctttcttgaaaacgTAATTTGagaattattatgaaaatagaATGGATGGGTCTACGACTTCTCTGTTTATAATTCTTCTTTGCCAGTTCATGATTTTTTCCAGAAGATATAAGTGCATCTTTCATACTAATgttaaataaaacatcaaaatttcaCTTGTATTTGTTTTGATCTGTATTTAACTCTCTCAAAGAATAAAGAGAAAATCTGAAGTTCCTTGCAAACTCCAGACAGGTGCGAGGAAGTTTATGCAGCAGAAACACTGTTGCAGCTTAATTGATAGAGTCCTATATCTTAAAAGATGACTGAAATGATCAGCTTATAAGAAATCTATCCAAGAAAGGAACTAGCAAGATTTTCTGatctaaaaaatttactattgcAACCACAAACAAACACTAATGTGACGATAAAATCATATCAGTGAAATCTAACATATTTGTGATATTCTATGAAATGACTCTTCTATGAATTGGGAGGCCATGCACAACATATTGCTTACCTCAGGCTCTAGCATGAACCTTATTGCATCTGAAAGGTTCTCAGTACTGAGCTTAGCTATCGGTATTGGTACAGGCCCCAGCCCTTTTTGATGCACTCGATCACCCCAGAAGAACTGGTCGCCAAAGAATGGCACTATAGTTGTTGGGCACTGTAATTAACATTTTTGAAGGAGACAAGGTCAGCATGTAAAAAGTGAACTTGGTTCTAATAAACAATTGAGTTGCATAACTTGAATAGGTTACAAACTCTCTTAATGCCATTTCCAAGCATGAATTTGGATTCATTCACATGATAATCTTCAGGACAGAATAATCTTAATGAAACTGATTTATTTAGATGAGACATTCTCAAATGAATTCAAGAGAATATTAAGCTATCTAAAAGGAGCATTACCCCAGCTCTTAGCCCAGTAGCCGTGGTTCCAGCACCACCGTGATGAACCTGCATATTGTTGTAAAAAGCTTCCAATCAATCATCCAGTTACAAAAGTAACCAACATACTCGAGTAACACAACATTCTACTGAAGGTGTGTAGTGCTAATAGCAAGCCATTTCTATCCATATCAATAAATCTAGGCAACAGCAGAGATCCCAGTATTGTTTATGATTGTCTAATAGGGTGGgtaaaaggagaaggaaaaggcAAAGGCCATACTGGCCAACTGCGCAAAGGTTTAATTTGCAACATAATCACAATCTTATAATATCACTCACCACGGCAGCACATTGAGGAAACAACCAATCATGAGGGCAATCCTTCAAAAGGAAGACGCTGTCAGGTACTTCCATGACTGCAAGAACAGTTTCCATCAGAAGAGAAACCATACATATTTCTCAATTTAGTATATGtggtttcatttaaaaatcaaaagccatACAATGGAAAGAAATTTCAACTATTATAATGACTGATGACAAATCAGCAACAATACATGAGGAATTCAACAATGTATCATCAAACATGTTATGGCGGTTTATGGATGGGATAGAAGAAAAATgtattaacaaaagaaaaaagggaacgGGAAAGCAAAATTCAAGCTCAGAAGGCAATCCGATCCTGCTAAATATCAGCCAGGGAAGTAATAACATATGGACATTAGTACATTTATTTGGTATCTAGGAAAGTGCCACACTCTAGTTGAGTAGATATCTGTACAGCTAAATAAAGCATATTCAATTAGAAGCTTCAGTTATGCCACTGCGAAGCATTTCTTTCAACTATTATCGAAGAAATTGCAAAATCGCTCACCAGAACCAGGTAAAATGACAGAAAAGAATGATGGAGATTCACCAGTCAACAAAGCCCTATGTAAACAGATATTAATTTCCACACTGACGCAACTCAGAACTCTACTATGATGTGACTTTCTGAACAGGTGATCGAAATCTGTAAGCAGGCATaggaaaagaaagtaaaatgcTTACAATTTCCAAGATCTCCCCAACCTCGATCAACTATTCCTCTTTGTTCAGTATCTTTCAAAGCCTCCAATATTATGTCCATCGTATTCTTGGGATCTTCAAGAGGCTTCACAAGCAGCAAATAATTGTTTCAATTATAgcctctaaaaataaataaatgaagaaaacaagaaataaaatggaAAGAAGACAGAAGGGTTGATAGACATTTAATTTTCAGGTAtacgaaaaaaacagagaaaaataaTATGCCATAACAGCACAAGCCCATTGATGCATGCTTACAACTAttgcaaaatttatttatagacATAAATCTTCATTGGAGTTTAGACCATGCAAAAATGCAATATTCCAATAAAAGTACAGACAACAATATACCTAAAGTACTAACAATATGTCATAAGAGAATAGGAATTTAGCAGAGGACTCAGCTGTAATTGAGAAGATTTGGTCTAAAATATCAGAGAGCTACTTTTACTCAAGTTAATTAATTCATCCTTCATTGCTTCAAACATATAATAGACCAATCTACAAAATCAGTAAGTacagagattttttttctcaaagagGCCTTTC
Protein-coding sequences here:
- the LOC133690967 gene encoding protein PHLOEM UNLOADING MODULATOR-like; this translates as MRWGFSPPKITCGLGLAAISYVAVDYLRHLSPAWHERLQPALWSILALIAISRVPFYKHWSSEFRAAIPFVASMLFMLACFLLEALSVRFVTAVLGLDWHSETPPLPDTGQWLLLSLNEKLPGPLVEILRARIIGLHHFLMLFMMLAFSVLFDSVEAPGLGLGARYMFTMAIGRLLRAITFVSTILPSARPWCAAARFRVPAYPHHWAQKYYVPYASDADAIRQIINRDIAYADTGEYHGDYHPDWGSMNFLVNFLRPTPAEGASWFSLLKRAGGGCNDLLYSGHMLVAVLTAMAWTEAYGGFSSAFIWLLVMHSAQREIRERHHYTVDCIVAIYVGILLWKMTGFIWPAKDSMRSRRLAKLERIQGRLIQAAKDSDMDKVRELLKEVELRTQESQNKGHSRYLWLFSCATIFLALTIVLLAFTWTSDG